In Flavobacteriaceae bacterium, the following proteins share a genomic window:
- a CDS encoding N-acyl homoserine lactonase family protein: protein MKKIVIVLLSLGLFIACKNEKKTATEEVVEEAPKVTLQMFNGGDVIVNKLEAFSDSLHLYKGETKVFVDPIYIITHESGKRLIWDTGLPEAIGPDPVTPGDGTFTISRKDSLANQLKALNLSYDDFDYIGISHIHFDHTGTANYFKNAIWLVQENEYNFITSEAQINGLGAAISQLTKVQKLNGDHDVFGDGTVVIKSTPGHTIGHQSLYLDLGLERPILLTGDLYHFQENRQNKVSPSFNYDFPQTRVSMDAFEAFAKEKNADVIIQHSPIDYKRLEAILNI from the coding sequence ATGAAAAAAATAGTAATTGTATTATTAAGTTTAGGTCTTTTTATCGCTTGTAAAAACGAAAAGAAAACTGCTACAGAAGAAGTTGTTGAAGAAGCTCCAAAAGTAACGCTTCAAATGTTTAATGGAGGAGATGTTATTGTAAATAAATTAGAAGCATTTTCTGATAGCCTGCACCTTTACAAGGGAGAAACAAAAGTTTTTGTAGATCCAATTTACATTATCACACACGAAAGTGGTAAGCGTTTAATTTGGGATACAGGATTACCTGAAGCTATTGGTCCTGACCCTGTAACTCCTGGCGATGGTACATTTACAATTTCAAGAAAAGATTCTCTTGCAAACCAATTAAAAGCATTAAACTTAAGCTATGATGATTTTGATTATATAGGAATTTCTCATATTCATTTTGATCATACAGGGACAGCAAATTATTTTAAAAATGCAATATGGTTAGTTCAAGAAAATGAATACAATTTTATAACAAGTGAAGCACAAATTAATGGCTTAGGTGCTGCCATTTCACAATTAACCAAAGTGCAAAAATTAAATGGTGATCACGATGTCTTTGGAGATGGTACGGTTGTTATTAAATCTACTCCAGGACATACTATAGGGCACCAATCATTATATTTAGATTTAGGCCTAGAGCGCCCAATATTATTAACTGGAGATTTATATCATTTTCAAGAAAATCGTCAAAACAAAGTTTCACCAAGTTTTAATTACGATTTTCCTCAAACAAGAGTAAGTATGGATGCTTTTGAAGCATTTGCAAAAGAGAAAAATGCAGATGTAATCATTCAGCATAGTCCAATAGATTATAAAAGATTAGAAGCAATCTTAAACATTTAA
- the sufC gene encoding Fe-S cluster assembly ATPase SufC yields the protein MLTIKDLHASVEGKDILRGINLEVKAGEVHAIMGPNGSGKSTLASVIAGKEEYEVEKGEIVLEGENLDELAAEERAHKGIFLSFQYPVEIPGVSVTNFIKTAINETRKARGLEDMPANEMLKKIREKAELLEIDRKFLSRSLNEGFSGGEKKRNEIFQMAMLEPKLAILDETDSGLDIDALRIVANGVNKLKSKDNAVVVITHYQRLLDHIVPDFVHVLYNGKIVKSGGKELAHELEEKGYDWIKEEINA from the coding sequence ATGTTAACAATTAAAGATTTACACGCAAGTGTTGAAGGAAAAGACATTCTAAGAGGTATCAATTTAGAAGTAAAAGCTGGAGAAGTACATGCTATTATGGGGCCTAACGGTTCTGGTAAAAGTACATTAGCTTCTGTAATTGCAGGAAAAGAAGAATATGAAGTAGAAAAAGGAGAGATTGTTCTTGAAGGTGAAAATCTTGACGAATTAGCTGCAGAAGAACGTGCTCATAAAGGTATCTTTTTATCGTTTCAGTATCCAGTAGAGATTCCTGGAGTATCAGTAACTAATTTTATTAAAACAGCAATTAACGAAACTCGTAAAGCTAGAGGATTAGAAGATATGCCTGCTAACGAAATGCTTAAAAAAATTCGTGAAAAAGCTGAGCTTTTAGAAATTGATCGTAAATTTTTATCACGTTCACTTAACGAAGGATTTTCTGGAGGAGAGAAAAAACGTAATGAGATTTTTCAAATGGCAATGTTAGAGCCTAAACTAGCTATTCTTGATGAAACAGATTCTGGATTAGATATTGATGCACTTCGTATTGTAGCAAATGGCGTTAATAAACTAAAAAGTAAGGATAATGCAGTTGTTGTAATTACACATTATCAACGCTTGTTAGATCATATTGTTCCCGATTTTGTACATGTTCTATACAATGGTAAAATTGTAAAATCTGGAGGTAAAGAACTAGCTCATGAGCTTGAAGAAAAAGGTTACGACTGGATTAAAGAAGAAATAAACGCATAA